In Scatophagus argus isolate fScaArg1 chromosome 3, fScaArg1.pri, whole genome shotgun sequence, one genomic interval encodes:
- the cpne1 gene encoding copine-1 encodes MADCVSKVELSVSCSELLDKDVGSKSDPLCVLLQSSGGDTWTELGRTERLKNTSSPSFSQRLRLDYHFETVQNLKLGIYDIDNSSFDLGDDDYLGGVELTLGQIVSSKTITRPLQLKKGKPAGKGTITITAEEIKDNRAIVLELEAKNLDKKDMFGKSDPFLEISKKGDDGKWQLVHRTEVVKNNLSPTWKKFTVPLQTFCSSDLDRPLKVDCSDHDSDGSHDLIGSFTTKVSELQKAGHGSQVEFECIHPEKQKKKKSYKNSGVVSVKSCKLVTQHTFLDYVMGGCQINFTVGIDFTGSNGDPRSPNSLHYMSPDGLNQYLSALWSVGQVVQDYDTDKLFPAFGFGAKLPPDYQAAHHEFALNFNPTNPYCQGIQGIIEAYRMVLPQLRLSGPTNFSPIINHVASIAATSAQSNSASQYFVLLILTDGEITDFDQTRDAIVRASRLPLSIIIVGVGPADFKAMELLDGDDGVLRSTVGEAVARDIVQFVPYRQFKDAPKSSLAQSVLAEVPNQLVSYFKMRGLEPAKAPAAPKS; translated from the exons ATGGCAGACTGTGTCTCTAAGGTGGAGCTGAGCGTCTcctgctctgagctgctggatAAAGATGTCGGCTCAAAGTCTGATCCTCTTTGcgtgctgctgcagagctcaGGAGGAGACACCTGGACAGAG CTGGGTCGCACTGAGCGTTTGAAGAACACCTCCAGTCCGTCCTTCAGTCAGCGTCTTAGACTGGATTATCACTTTGAGACAGTTCAGAATCTCAAGCTGGGGATCTACGATATCGACAACTCCAGCTTTGACCTCGGCGATGACGACTACTTGGGAGGGGTGGAGTTAACACTGGGACAG atAGTTTCCAGTAAAACTATCACCAGACCTCTGCAGCTGAAGAAAGGCAAGCCTGCAGGGAAAGGAACCATCACT attacGGCAGAGGAGATCAAGGACAACAGAGCCATTGTGTTGGAGCTGGAGGCTAAAAACCTCGATAAGAAG GACATGTTTGGCAAGTCTGATCCGTTTCTGGAGATTTCTAAAAAAGGAGACGACGGAAAGTGGCAGTTGGTCCACAGAACggag GTGGTGAAGAACAATCTGAGTCCCACCTGGAAGAAGTTTACTGTTCCTCTGCAGACGTTCTGCTCCAGCGACCTCGACAGACCACTGAAG GTGGATTGTTCTGATCATGACAGTGACGGATCTCATGACCTCATTGGTTCTTTCACCACTAAAgtctctgagctgcagaaaGCAGGCCATGGTTCACAG GTGGAGTTTGAGTGCATCCACcctgagaaacagaagaaaaagaagagctaCAAGAACTCTGGAGTTGTCTCTGTGAAGAGCTGCAAG ctggtGACTCAGCACACCTTCCTGGACTACGTGATGGGAGGCTGCCAGATCAACTTCACT GTGGGGATTGACTTCACCGGCTCTAATGGTGATCCTCGCTCGCCCAACTCTCTCCACTACATGAGCCCAGACGGGTTGAACCAGTACCTGTCTGCTCTGTGGTCTGTGGGTCAGGTGGTCCAGGACTATGACAC CGATAAACTTTTTCCAGCATTTGGTTTTGGAGCCAAACTGCCCCCAGACTACCAG GCTGCACACCATGAGTTCGCCCTCAACTTCAACCCCACTAATCCTTACTGCCAAG GTATTCAGGGGATCATTGAAGCTTACAGGATGGTTTTGCCCCAGCTGAGACTCTCTGGACCCACAAACTTCTCTCCCATCATCAACCATGTTGCCTCCATTGCTGCCACCAGTGCGCAAAGCAACAGTGCCTCT CAATACTTTGTCCTTCTCATCCTCACGGACGGTGAGATCACTGACTTCGACCAAACCCGGGACGCCATCGTTAGGGCATCCAGGTTGCCGCTGTCAATCATCATTGTAGGGGTGGGCCCGGCAGACTTTAAGGCCATGGAGCTTCTGGATGGAGATGATGGTGTGCTGAGGTCGACAGTGGGGGAAGCTGTTGCCAGAGACATTGTCCAATTTGTCCCCTACAGACAGTTCAAAGAT GCTCCCAAATCGTCTCTGGCCCAGTCTGTCCTCGCTGAAGTTCCCAACCAGCTGGTTTCTTATTTCAAAATGAGAGGTCTTGAACCAGCTAAAGCACCAGCTGCCCCCAAATCCTAA